The DNA segment TCCCCTGCTTAAAACAGGTGGATTAGCCGACGTTGTCGGTGCAATGCCTGCTGCGCAAATTGCTCAGGGAGCGAATGTCCGCGTTCTTCTCCCTGGGTTTCCGGCGCTGAAAGAGGGTATCCCTGAAACCCATGAAGTCGCCACGCTGGATACCTTTGCCGGTCGCGTTACGCTGCGTTTTGGTCATTATCAAGGCGTGGGTATCTATTTGATTGATGCCCCGCATCTTTATGACCGCCCCGGCAGCCCGTATCACGATCAGGCGATGTATGCCTACTCTGACAACAATCGGCGTTTCGGTTTGCTGGGATGGGTTGCGGCAGAGCTAGCCAGCGGCTGTGACCACTTTTGGCGTCCACAGGTCGTTCATGCTCATGATTGGCATGCAGGCCTTGCCTGCGCGTATCTGGCGGCGCGTGGTCGCCCTGCTCGCTCTGTATTTACCGTGCACAATCTTGCCTATCAGGGCTTATTTTCAGCCCATCACATGGCTGAGCTGTATCTACCACAGGATTTCTTCCAGATTTATGGGCTGGAATTCTATGGCCAAATCTCATTCTTAAAAGCCGGGCTGTTTTACGCCGATCACGTCACCACGGTCAGCCCTACCTATGCAAAAGAAATCACCCGCCCTGAATTCGCCTATGGCATGGAAGGGCTATTACAGCAGCTTGAACGCGAAGGCAGGCTTAGCGGCATTCTCAACGGCGTTGATGATGCTATTTGGGATCCCGCGACCGATAAACTCATCGCCAACTGCTATCAGCGGGAAAATCTCAAAGAGAAGGCGCTAAACAAACAGCATCTGCAAACCGCCATGGGTTTAGACGTCGATCCGGAGAAACCGATCTTTGCGGTTGTCAGCCGTTTAACCAGCCAAAAGGGATTGGACTTAGTGCTTGAAGCGCTGCCCACGCTATTAAACGGCGGCGGGCAGCTAGCGCTGCTCGGTGCGGGCGACGCTCCTTTACAAGAGGCATTTCTGGCCGCTGCGGCCGCCTATCCCGGTCAGGTTGGCGTGCAAATCGGTTATCACGAAGCCTTCTCACATCGAATCATTGCGGGATCCGACGTTATTTTAGTTCCGAGCCGCTTTGAGCCCTGCGGGCTGACCCAACTGTACGGACTGAAATACGGCACCCTGCCACTGGTGCGCCATACCGGCGGTTTAGCCGACACGGTGAACGACTGCTCGCTGGAAAATCTCTCCGAAGGCAGCGCCAGCGGTTTTGTCTTTAATGATTGTGATGCCAAAGATTTGTCGAATGCGCTACGCCGCGCCTTTGTTCTCTGGACGCGCCCAACGCTGTGGCGCTACGTGCAGCGCCAAGCCATGGCGCAAAACTTCAGCTGGGAAAAAGCGGCCGTGAGCTATTTAGATCTCTACCGCCGACTTTAGCCAGATACAGAATTCATCGGCATGGCTGGCGCTAATTGCATGACTTGCCATCGATGCTGTAACCCATATTTTTCATTATCGGGGTGTACTGATTATGACTTCACCGTTTAGCTATACTTCGCCCGTTGTCAGCGTCGAGGCGCTTAAACACTCGATTGCTTACAAACTGATGTTTGTGGTTGGTAAAGATCCGTCCATCGCTAACCAGCATGACTGGTTAAACGCCACGCTATTCGCGGTGCGAGACAGAATGGTCGAGCGCTGGCTACGTTCCACACGCGCTCAGTTCTCGCAGGATGTACGCCAGGTTTACTACCTTTCTATGGAGTTTTTGCTTGGTCGCACGCTTTCTAACGCCTTAATGGCGATGGGCGTGTATGACGAAACCAAGCAAGCCTTAGACGAAATGGGACTCGACCTTGAAGAGCTTATCGATGAGGAGATCGACCCAGGTCTTGGCAACGGTGGCCTTGGTCGATTAGCGGCCTGTTTTCTCGATTCCATGGCAACGCTCGCCCTACCGGCACGCGGCTACGGTATCCGCTATGAATACGGCATGTTCAAACAGAACATCGTTAATGGGCAGCAGGCGGAGTCCCCCGATAACTGGCTGGAATACGGCAATGCATGGGAGTTTGTGCGGCATAACACGCGCTATCGAGTTCGATTCGGTGGACGTATTCAGCAAGAGGGCAATCGCGCCCGCTGGTTGGAAACTGAAGAAGTGCTGGCGCTAGCTTTTGACCAAATTATTCCAGGCTTTGACACCGATGCGACTAACACTCTGCGTTTATGGTCAGCGCGCGCCAGTAGCGAAATCAATTTAGGTAAGTTTAATCAGGGCGATTACTTTGCCGCGGTAGAGGATAAAAACCACTCGGAAAACGTGTCCCGCGTGCTCTACCCGGACGATTCAACCTATTCAGGCCGTGAGCTGCGCCTGCGTCAGGAGTACTTTCTCGTCTCCGCGACGGTGCAAGATATTCTCCATCATCATTGGCAAACGCATCACACTTTGCAGAATCTCGCCGAGAAAATTGCCATCCACCTGAACGACACCCACCCAGTGCTTTCGATTCCCGAATTGATGCGGCTACTCATTGACGATCATAAATTCACGTGGGAAAGCGCTTGGTCTATCGTGGTGCAGGTTTTCTCCTACACCAACCATACGTTAATGAGCGAAGCCCTCGAAACGTGGCCGGTAGACATGTTGGGCAAAATTTTACCGCGCCATCTACAGCTTATTTTCCAGATCAACGACCATTTCCTGAAAGACGTGAAAGAGCAATATCCTAATGATGATGCGTTGCTGTCACGCGTTTCTATTATCGATGAAACCAATGGCCGTCGCGTGCGTATGGCATGGTTGGCGGTGATTGCCAGCCATAAAGTAAACGGTGTATCTGAGCTGCATTCCGAACTGATGGTGCAATCACTGTTTGCCGATTTTGCTCGTCTGTTCCCGAACCGTTTCTGCAATAAAACCAACGGCGTCACTCCACGTCGCTGGCTGGCGCTGGCTAACCAGCCGCTGTCAAAAGTGCTGGATGAAAACATCGGACAAAGATGGCGCACCGATTTAAGCCAGCTTAATGAGCTGTTAGCGCACATCGACTACCCGACCTTCATTCGCGATGTGCAACAGGCCAAGCTGCACAATAAAAAACAGCTCGCCGTATACGTCGCGCAAAAGCTTAATGTAGTGCTAGATCCTAATGCGCTATTCGACGTGCAGATCAAAAGGATCCACGAATATAAGCGCCAATTGCTGAACGTGTTGCATGTCATCACCCACTACAATCGTATCCTGCAAGATCCTGAAAACGATTGGACACCACGGGTGAAGATCTTTGCCGGTAAAGCGGCCTCGGCCTATTACAACGCTAAGCAAATAATCCATTTGATCAACGATGTGGCTAAAGTGATCAACAACGATGAGCGCATCAAAGGCAAGCTCAAAGTTGTTTTCATCCCTAACTATGGCGTCAGTTTGGCACAGATGATTATTCCAGCCGCCGATCTTTCAGAGCAGATTTCCACGGCGGGCACCGAAGCATCGGGTACTAGCAACATGAAATTTGCGCTCAACGGCGCATTAACTATCGGCACGTTAGACGGCGCAAACGTGGAAATGCTCAAGCACGTAGGTGAAGAGAATATCTTTATCTTCGGCAATACCACCGAGCAGGTTGAAGCGCTGCGTAATAATGGCTATAACCCGCGCCAAATCTACGAACAGGATCCTGAGCTAAACCAAGCGCTCACCCAAATTGCGACGGGCGCCTTCAGCCCTGAAGATCCGCGCCGCTATGCAAGCCTCTTTGATTCATTGGTGAACTTCGGCGATCACTATCAGCTACTGGCGGATTACCGTAGCTATATTGATACACAAGACAAAGTGGATGAGCTTTATAAAACGCCAAATGAATGGACACACCGCGCGGTGATGAATATCGCCAATATGGGATATTTCTCGTCTGACCGAACGATTCAGGAGTACGCGGATGAGATATGGAATATTAAAGCGGTGAAGTTGTAGAGAACGAAGAAAAGACCCCCTTTCAGCCTCCCCCTTCGCAGGGGGAGGAGCCGATTGAGGATCTTACAAGCATCACCGAACAGTGCCCTCCCCTGTGAAGGGGAGGGCTAGGGTGAGGTCATGCAGTCATTATGACTTATGCTCTGCCAGCCACTGCGCGACGCGCTGTTTCTGGGCATCATCCAGCCACATACCTAACTTGGTTCGGCGCCAGATCGCATCATCAAGCTCAACCACCCACTCTTCGGCAACCAGATAACGCAGCTCAGCTTCATACAGATGATGGCCAAAGTGCTCGCCCAGATCTTCCAGCGATTGCGCAGTTCCGATCAGTTGTTCAGCGCGAGTGCCGTAAGTGCGCACGTAGCGGCGGGCTAACGCTTCTGGCAACCACGTAAAGCGGCGACGCAGCTGCGCAGCATAGCTATCACGATCGGTGCCTAAATCGCCCCCCGGCAATACACCGTTTTTAGTCCATGCAGGACCACAGTTATCGTAATAACCAGACAGTTTTTCTAGCGCATGTTCAGCCAGTTTACGATAGGTGGTGAGCTTACCGCCAAATACGGAAAGCAGCGGCGCTTTACCATCCTGATCGTGCACGTCGAGCGTATAGTCACGGGTGATCGCCTGTGGAGAATCTGATTCGTCATCACACAGCGGACGCACACCGGAATAAGTCCAGACGATGTCGTCTTTACTCAACTGTTTCTTGAAGTGATCGTTATAAACCTTCAGCAGGTAATTCACTTCATTATCATCAATCTTCACATCATGCGGATCGCCGTTATATTCCACGTCGGTAGTCCCGATGATAGAAAACTCATCCATCCACGGGATCACAAAGACGATACGATGATCTTCGTTTTGCAGGATATAAGCCTGCGGCTGATTATGGACACGCGGAACCACAATATGGCTGCCTTTGATCAGACGAATACCATAAGGAGATTTCAGCTCCAATCCATTATCGAAGAAATGTTTAACCCATGGGCCGGTGGCATTCACCAGACCTTTGGCACGCCAGGTAAAGACTTCACCCGTGTCTGCGTTTTTGGCTTCAACCACCCACAATCCATTTTCACGATAGGCACGAGTGACCTGAGTACGAGTGCGAACTTCACCACCCCGCACCACAACTTCTTGCGCGTTTAACAGCACCAGACGAGCATCATCAACCCAGCAATCTGAATACTCAAACCCACGCGTTAAGCTGGATTTCAAGACTGATTCAGGGCCAAAGCGCAGGCCTTTGCTGCTTGGTAAGCTGGTACGTTTGCCCAAATGATCATAAAGGAACAAGCCTGTACGAATCATCCAAGCTGGGCGCAAATGTGGCTGATGTGGTAAGCGGAAACGCATCGGGAAGGCGATATGCGGCGCAAGTTTCAGCAGAACTTCACGCTCTGCCAAGGCTTCGCTCACCAAACGAAACTCATAGTGTTCCAGATAGCGCAGGCCACCGTGGATTAATTTGGAGCTCGCAGATGACGTGGCACAGGCCAAATCTTTTGCCTCCAGCATCAGAACGGAAAGCCCGCGTCCTGCCGCATCCGCAGCGATACCGGCACCGTTAATGCCACCACCGATAACGATCAAGTCTTTGGTTTCCACTTTCCCCTCCGGATGCTCGAAACAGTTCTAATTTTGTCGTTGATGATAGAAAAACAACCGAACAATGTTCGTTTACGAGCATTATAATACTCACAAACCAACATTAGCGCCAGAAATTAACCAAACAAAAACATTTCAGCGTGATGAAGATAACAGTTGAGAGATAATAAAATTACATACTGTGTGGGTATTAGAAAGCATAGCCGCCCAAGCTGATAAACTTAGGCGTCGAAAGGGAAAGACTAGTTACGAATTTCTTCGAGCAATTCTGGATATTTATCAAGCAATTTTAACAACTTGATGGTCGATACATGGGGCAGCGCTTTGCCTGTTTCGTAGCGCGAAAATGCGTTCACACCGCCGCCAAAGATCTCACCGGCTTCACTTTGGGAAAGGTTCAGCTTTTTTCGCATTGCCACCACGTACTCAGGATCGATGATGGAAGCATTAACCTGCTTGTTGAACTCCGTCAAAATGCTGTCGATACGCAGAGACTCTTCTTTAAAAATCACACCTTCCCCGCAGTCTAAACACCAGTCAGCGCCCCATGCCTTGATTATCATCGTTTGGCCTTTATAGGTGTAGGGAGTATCACGGTACTCCTTCACCGTGTTGGACGATCCACATTCAGGACATATCATCATCTAGCTCCTTAAAAGACACGATTAACACTTCATCCACTACCGTTAGTTTCAGATAGAGAGATACCTTTTCCAGATGGCAGTGGTACACATCCTGCCAAATTTTGTGGTTTTGATACGTTGTCATACTTTTATAAAAGTCTTTAGCAGATAACTCACTCACGACTCGATACATATCTGCACAGCTAAAATCGAGGCGCTTCGCATTCAAATAAGCGACTTTTGTGGCTTTAATCATCCCCTTCCCAATCAAGTTCCGTACCTTTTCCAAGCTACAATGCGGCGTTCGCTTCTCCATCGGCTCTCCTTAGCAATATAACCTAATAGGTTAATTTGATCGATTAATAAACCATCAATAACAATTTATTGGAGCTTAAAATTGACTCAAGGACAGCCGCACGTAACTGCGAAACCGATTCAGAGAAATTCGTGAGACTTACAGCGCTGCAGGCGCTTTTGGAATCCACCGCGCATTAAAAAGCTATGGGAAAAGACAAAGCAAAACGCACAGACCAAACTGGCTCTGTGCGTTTAGAAATAGAGAGGGAAAGGCTTAGCAGATTTCGAGCTGAACTTCGTGCTGCTCAATGATTTTCTGAATACTGGCCGGTGGCTGTTCATCGGTGAACAGGTAATCAATCAGATCCATGTTGCCTAGATTCACCATCGCATTACGGCCGAATTTAGAATGGTCAGTCACTAAAATGACGCAGCGTGAGTTTTCGATAATAGCGCGCTTGGTGCGTACTTCATGGTAATCAAACTCCAGCAATGAGCCGTCCATATCAATACCGCTGATGCCAAGAATGCCGTAGTCCAAACGAAACTGAGAGATAAAATCTAGCGTGGCTTCGCCCATGATGCCACCGTCACGGGTTCGCACTTCGCCACCCGCCAGTATCAATCGAAAGTCTTCTTTGCCCATCAGCAAAGTCGCAACGTTAAGGTTGTTGGTGACGACACGCAAATTACGATGATTCAGCAATGCATGCGCGACCGCTTCCGGCGTGGTGCCAATATCAATAAACAGCGTGGCACCATCAGGGATCAGGCTGGCAACGTGCTGTGCGATACGCGCTTTTTCCGCCGACCACATGATTTTGCGATCGTGATAAGCCGCATTCACCGAGCTGGATGGAAGTGCTGCGCCACCGTGATGACGCTGAATTTTGTTTTGCTCCGCCAAGTCGTTCAGATCGCGGCGAATCGTCTGCGGGCTCACCGCAAAGTGCTCGACCAACTCTTCCGTGCTCACATATCCTTGCTGGCGAACGAGATCGATTATCGCGTCATGGCGCTGTGTCTGCTTCACATCAATTCCCCTGAGTTACCGGATGTCCGGCGGTTAGACGTTGCTCTTACGCTGATGTCTTGCGCTGATGATGGGCATCCCAAAACGCCATCAACAGTCCAATCACTAAGCCTGCAATATGCGCACCGTTTGCGACCGACATTCCAAACCAATCAAAATGTCCGGCCACCAGCCATAGCACTGAAAAAACCATCAGGCCCCGTGGCATATTGATACCCATTTGCGGAGCGCGTTCACCACACCACCACACATAGCCCATCAACGCATACACGACGCCAGACAGACCACCAAAATTAGACCCACTAAACAGTGACTGCGCCCAGCCGCTCATAAAGGCAGCAACTAACGCAATTTGCAACAGCTTGCCTGCACCTAAGCGTTTTTCAACCTGCCCACCAAGATACCACCACCACATGAGATTAAAGATGATGTGCACCGCTGAGAAATGCAAAAACGCATGGCTCACCCAGCGCCAAACCTGAAAATATTGGCTTGAATCTGCGGGCCACGCTAGCCAGTTCATGACGGTTTCATCACCCAGCATTAGCATTAACAGATAGACCACTACGCAGATAGCCGTAACTCCTACCGTTAAGGGGCCGGTCTGTCGGGTAAAACTTTTCAGATAGCTAAAGCTGCCATATTTCAAGCCGCTGTGCGTTGATCCCGCATGCCAGCTGGCCGCCTGATAGCGTGGATGCAAAGGCTCTTGCAAAAAGCGCGCAAGCTCTTGTTCAACCTGCGTCTGTTGAGCGTCGTCAGCGAGCCAAAGCACAACCTCGTCGTTGTGTACTTCTAACTCTAAACGCACGCCCTGCGTCGCCATATAATCAATAAACGCCTGCGCCAGCCTTGGGTTAGGCAGGGAAATAATACGAACCATGAATACCTGCTTGTTAAAATTGGCACCCTACTGATGCCTAATTGGCGCTACAGGGATGAGCTCTCGACCTGCTGCGGATAAGCACGGGCCCATGCTTCAAATCCGCCATCGATGCTGTATACCTCTTCAAATCCTTGGTGCAGCAAATACTGCGCTGCGCCACGGCTGCTATTACCGTGATAGCACATCACCATCACCGGTGTATCGAATTCATTGTTTTGCATAAAGTTTTGCAGCGTTTCATTGGTCAAATGAAATGCGCCTTGGGCATGCCCGGCGGCATAGCTCTGCGGATCGCGAATATCCACCAACGCTACACCCGATTGTTGTAACTTTTGCTGTGCTTGTTCAACTGAAATAACGACAAACTGTTCCATAACACCATTCCATTACTGTATTCAAATTGCCCGCATTGTAACGAACATGTTACTGACAAAAAACCGCATTAAGCATATGGAATTGTTGCTAAAACCGTAGGACACAACAACCTAAAGACCATCAAGAGATTGCGGTTTTTAGCCAGAAATGCAAGAACTAAACGAACGATTACGAAAATTCATGGTATTTAATCGCTCATTTTTCCCTTCTCTTGCCACGCAAACCAAGGCGAAATGCCATAGACTTAAGGGAATAGCATCACAGGAGGTCTTATGAAAAACCTAATTCGTGCTGTGCTCCCCGCTCTGTTGCTTTCTCCATTGTCACTTTTTTGCAGTGTAAATGCCTATGCGCAGTCGGCCGTCATACAGCAGCAACAGCAAATGATCCAACAACAGCAACAAGGTTTCCAAAACCAAAACAGCAGTTTCAATCAACAGCAGCTGCGTAATACGCAAACTCAAATCCAGCGAGATAACCAAGCGCAGCAGATACACCAGTTGAATGAAAACATGCGTCTGAATGCCGATCAGCAGTGGCAGAATAACAATCAGCAACGCATGCTCAATAATCAGAATCGCCAGCAACGTCAACAGCAGCTACAACTTAATCAAATGGATCAGCAGAAAAAAGTGAATAATCAAAGAATGCTGAACCAGCAGAATACCGTGGATCAGAATAGAAAAAATAACGGTGGGCAGTAGGCCATATATATTGAATGACCCCACCCTAACCCTCCCCTTCGCAGGGGAGGGAACTGTTCGGTGATGTTTATAAGTATCTAGATCTGCCCCTCCCAAGCCAAGGAGGAGGTTGGGAGGGGGTCAGCTCCCCAATTTAAACGGATTCACGGTCTGCAAAATCAGCACCAATCACATCAATTTTATCAGTACAGATGCAATCAACGCCCCAATCCAGCAGCAATCGGGCGCGTTTCGGGTTATTCACCGTGTACACCAGAATACGCAGCCCGGCAGCTTTGATATCCGCAACGCGTTCCGCAGTCAGCTCATTGTGATCGATATGCAATGAAACGCAGCCTAAGCGCGTGGTTAACGCCAGCCACTCTTCATTCCATGTTTCAAGCAGCAAACCGCGTGGCAATTCAGGAACCGCTTCTTGCGCCGCGGCCAATGACTCAACCGAAAAAGAGGAGAGCAAAGGCGGAACCGGATGCGTTGCCCATAGCGTTTTCGCCGCTAGTGCAACGACCCGCCCTGTTTCACGTTCAACGCCGGTCGTGGGTTTAATCTCAATATTCGCCGCTAGGCCAAATTCACGACAGCGATCGGCAACCTGCGAGAGCAGCGGCAAAGGTTCATCGCGGAACGCGCGGCCAAACCAGCCTCCGGCATCGAGACTCACCAGTTTTTCCCAAGGCAAATCACCGGCGACGCCCCAACCATTAGTGGTACGTTCCAGATTATCGTCGTGCAGCAAAAAAATTTGCCCATCGGCGCTAAGTTTGGCATCAAACTCAATCATTTTATGCCCATACTCCGCGCCAATATCAATGGCCGCTAAGGTGTTCTCTGGCGCCAGTTTGCCACCACCGCGGTGGGCGATAATTTTTGGATAGGGCCAATATGTTGTCATCTTGTACTCCGCCATAAAGGCTTTACTTCAGGTTCACGGCTCAATACGCAAACCGGTTGTTATATCGAAGAAATGCAGGTTTTCCTGTGGCAGAACCAACCGCAGTTCGCTTCCTGACTCAGGGAGAATTTGATGAGGCAAGCGCAGGATCACGCCGTGCTCCCCCCACTGCCCGTGCGCTAGATTATCGGCGCCCAGCAGCTCCAGCGTCATTACCGTAAACGGGTTTCCGCCTTCTGACTCAAACGCACGACGCAGATGCTCAGGACGAATACCGAGCGTCAGCGCTTGCCCTGCCAGCTTGTTCAATGGCTGTTCTAACCGCAGCTGCGGGCCATTGTTAACCTCGAAAGTCAGTCCGTCTGCGCTAATCTGACCATCAAGCAAATTCATCGCAGGCGATCCCATAAAACCAGCGACAAAGCGACTGGCTGGGCGATGATAAATCTCGGTCGGCGTTCCTATCTGCTCAGCGACACCCTTGTTAAGCACAATCACGCGCTGGGCGAGCGTCATGGCCTCAACCTGATCATGCGTCACATATAGGCTGGTCGTTTTTAAGCGGCGGTGCAACTGTTGCAGCTCAAGGCGCATCTGAACGCGCAGTTTTGCATCAAGATTGGATAACGGTTCGTCGAACAGGAATACCGCTGGCTCACGCACGATTGCGCGCCCCATCGCGACTCGCTGGCGTTGCCCGCCAGATAGCTCGCTTGGCTTGCGGGTTAAGTGCGGCCCTAATTCAAGAATAGCGGCCACCTCTTCCACCTTGGTGCGAATGAGTTCTTTGCCCAAACCGCGAATTTTCAGGCCGTAGGCCATATTATCAAATACGCTCATATGCGGATAAAGCGCATAGTTTTGGAACACCATCGCCACGCCGCGATCTTTAGGTTCTTTATGCGTCACGCGATCGTCATCGATATAAATATCACCGCCGGTGGTTTCCTCAAGCCCGGCGACCATCCTTAGCAGCGTCGATTTCCCACAGCCAGACGGGCCAACCATTACGATAAACTCACCGTCGGCAACATCCAGATCGATCCCTTTGATTATCGCATTCTTGCCGTCATAGCTTTTGCTAACGGTCTGTAATTTTAAACGTGCCATTCAGTTATTTCTCGCTATCAACCAGACCACGGACGAACCAGCGCTGCATACCCAATACCACCAACAGCGGAGGTAATAACGTCATCAGCAATGCGGCCATCACAAGTTGCCACTGCGTTGCGCTTTCTCCACTGGAGATAGCGCTTTTAATACCCGCGACCGCCGTTCCCATTGAGGGATCGCTAGTTATCAGCAATGGCCAAAGATATTGATTCCACCCATAGATAAACGTAATAACAAACAGCGCCGCTAAATTCGTTTTAGAAAGTGGAAACAGCACATCGCGGAAAAAGCGCATCGGCCCCGCACCGTCGATACGCGCAGCCTCTAGCAGCTCATGCGGCAACGTCATAAAAAACTGTCGAAATAAAAACGTGGCGGTTGCCGAAGCCATCAGCGGCAGCGTTAATCCCGTGTAGCTATCCATCAGATTTAGGTTTGCCATCACTTCAACCGTGGGAAATATCCTCACCTCAACCGGCAACATTAGAGTGATGAATATCAACCAGAAGAACAGGT comes from the Hafnia alvei genome and includes:
- the glgA gene encoding glycogen synthase GlgA gives rise to the protein MYVLHVCSELFPLLKTGGLADVVGAMPAAQIAQGANVRVLLPGFPALKEGIPETHEVATLDTFAGRVTLRFGHYQGVGIYLIDAPHLYDRPGSPYHDQAMYAYSDNNRRFGLLGWVAAELASGCDHFWRPQVVHAHDWHAGLACAYLAARGRPARSVFTVHNLAYQGLFSAHHMAELYLPQDFFQIYGLEFYGQISFLKAGLFYADHVTTVSPTYAKEITRPEFAYGMEGLLQQLEREGRLSGILNGVDDAIWDPATDKLIANCYQRENLKEKALNKQHLQTAMGLDVDPEKPIFAVVSRLTSQKGLDLVLEALPTLLNGGGQLALLGAGDAPLQEAFLAAAAAYPGQVGVQIGYHEAFSHRIIAGSDVILVPSRFEPCGLTQLYGLKYGTLPLVRHTGGLADTVNDCSLENLSEGSASGFVFNDCDAKDLSNALRRAFVLWTRPTLWRYVQRQAMAQNFSWEKAAVSYLDLYRRL
- the glgP gene encoding glycogen phosphorylase, which translates into the protein MTSPFSYTSPVVSVEALKHSIAYKLMFVVGKDPSIANQHDWLNATLFAVRDRMVERWLRSTRAQFSQDVRQVYYLSMEFLLGRTLSNALMAMGVYDETKQALDEMGLDLEELIDEEIDPGLGNGGLGRLAACFLDSMATLALPARGYGIRYEYGMFKQNIVNGQQAESPDNWLEYGNAWEFVRHNTRYRVRFGGRIQQEGNRARWLETEEVLALAFDQIIPGFDTDATNTLRLWSARASSEINLGKFNQGDYFAAVEDKNHSENVSRVLYPDDSTYSGRELRLRQEYFLVSATVQDILHHHWQTHHTLQNLAEKIAIHLNDTHPVLSIPELMRLLIDDHKFTWESAWSIVVQVFSYTNHTLMSEALETWPVDMLGKILPRHLQLIFQINDHFLKDVKEQYPNDDALLSRVSIIDETNGRRVRMAWLAVIASHKVNGVSELHSELMVQSLFADFARLFPNRFCNKTNGVTPRRWLALANQPLSKVLDENIGQRWRTDLSQLNELLAHIDYPTFIRDVQQAKLHNKKQLAVYVAQKLNVVLDPNALFDVQIKRIHEYKRQLLNVLHVITHYNRILQDPENDWTPRVKIFAGKAASAYYNAKQIIHLINDVAKVINNDERIKGKLKVVFIPNYGVSLAQMIIPAADLSEQISTAGTEASGTSNMKFALNGALTIGTLDGANVEMLKHVGEENIFIFGNTTEQVEALRNNGYNPRQIYEQDPELNQALTQIATGAFSPEDPRRYASLFDSLVNFGDHYQLLADYRSYIDTQDKVDELYKTPNEWTHRAVMNIANMGYFSSDRTIQEYADEIWNIKAVKL
- the glpD gene encoding glycerol-3-phosphate dehydrogenase, yielding METKDLIVIGGGINGAGIAADAAGRGLSVLMLEAKDLACATSSASSKLIHGGLRYLEHYEFRLVSEALAEREVLLKLAPHIAFPMRFRLPHQPHLRPAWMIRTGLFLYDHLGKRTSLPSSKGLRFGPESVLKSSLTRGFEYSDCWVDDARLVLLNAQEVVVRGGEVRTRTQVTRAYRENGLWVVEAKNADTGEVFTWRAKGLVNATGPWVKHFFDNGLELKSPYGIRLIKGSHIVVPRVHNQPQAYILQNEDHRIVFVIPWMDEFSIIGTTDVEYNGDPHDVKIDDNEVNYLLKVYNDHFKKQLSKDDIVWTYSGVRPLCDDESDSPQAITRDYTLDVHDQDGKAPLLSVFGGKLTTYRKLAEHALEKLSGYYDNCGPAWTKNGVLPGGDLGTDRDSYAAQLRRRFTWLPEALARRYVRTYGTRAEQLIGTAQSLEDLGEHFGHHLYEAELRYLVAEEWVVELDDAIWRRTKLGMWLDDAQKQRVAQWLAEHKS
- a CDS encoding type II TA system antitoxin MqsA family protein, with the protein product MMICPECGSSNTVKEYRDTPYTYKGQTMIIKAWGADWCLDCGEGVIFKEESLRIDSILTEFNKQVNASIIDPEYVVAMRKKLNLSQSEAGEIFGGGVNAFSRYETGKALPHVSTIKLLKLLDKYPELLEEIRN
- a CDS encoding type II toxin-antitoxin system MqsR family toxin — encoded protein: MEKRTPHCSLEKVRNLIGKGMIKATKVAYLNAKRLDFSCADMYRVVSELSAKDFYKSMTTYQNHKIWQDVYHCHLEKVSLYLKLTVVDEVLIVSFKELDDDMS
- a CDS encoding DeoR/GlpR family transcriptional regulator; its protein translation is MKQTQRHDAIIDLVRQQGYVSTEELVEHFAVSPQTIRRDLNDLAEQNKIQRHHGGAALPSSSVNAAYHDRKIMWSAEKARIAQHVASLIPDGATLFIDIGTTPEAVAHALLNHRNLRVVTNNLNVATLLMGKEDFRLILAGGEVRTRDGGIMGEATLDFISQFRLDYGILGISGIDMDGSLLEFDYHEVRTKRAIIENSRCVILVTDHSKFGRNAMVNLGNMDLIDYLFTDEQPPASIQKIIEQHEVQLEIC
- the glpG gene encoding rhomboid family intramembrane serine protease GlpG, with amino-acid sequence MVRIISLPNPRLAQAFIDYMATQGVRLELEVHNDEVVLWLADDAQQTQVEQELARFLQEPLHPRYQAASWHAGSTHSGLKYGSFSYLKSFTRQTGPLTVGVTAICVVVYLLMLMLGDETVMNWLAWPADSSQYFQVWRWVSHAFLHFSAVHIIFNLMWWWYLGGQVEKRLGAGKLLQIALVAAFMSGWAQSLFSGSNFGGLSGVVYALMGYVWWCGERAPQMGINMPRGLMVFSVLWLVAGHFDWFGMSVANGAHIAGLVIGLLMAFWDAHHQRKTSA
- the glpE gene encoding thiosulfate sulfurtransferase GlpE, with amino-acid sequence MEQFVVISVEQAQQKLQQSGVALVDIRDPQSYAAGHAQGAFHLTNETLQNFMQNNEFDTPVMVMCYHGNSSRGAAQYLLHQGFEEVYSIDGGFEAWARAYPQQVESSSL
- the ugpQ gene encoding glycerophosphodiester phosphodiesterase, with protein sequence MTTYWPYPKIIAHRGGGKLAPENTLAAIDIGAEYGHKMIEFDAKLSADGQIFLLHDDNLERTTNGWGVAGDLPWEKLVSLDAGGWFGRAFRDEPLPLLSQVADRCREFGLAANIEIKPTTGVERETGRVVALAAKTLWATHPVPPLLSSFSVESLAAAQEAVPELPRGLLLETWNEEWLALTTRLGCVSLHIDHNELTAERVADIKAAGLRILVYTVNNPKRARLLLDWGVDCICTDKIDVIGADFADRESV
- a CDS encoding sn-glycerol-3-phosphate import ATP-binding protein UgpC, whose amino-acid sequence is MARLKLQTVSKSYDGKNAIIKGIDLDVADGEFIVMVGPSGCGKSTLLRMVAGLEETTGGDIYIDDDRVTHKEPKDRGVAMVFQNYALYPHMSVFDNMAYGLKIRGLGKELIRTKVEEVAAILELGPHLTRKPSELSGGQRQRVAMGRAIVREPAVFLFDEPLSNLDAKLRVQMRLELQQLHRRLKTTSLYVTHDQVEAMTLAQRVIVLNKGVAEQIGTPTEIYHRPASRFVAGFMGSPAMNLLDGQISADGLTFEVNNGPQLRLEQPLNKLAGQALTLGIRPEHLRRAFESEGGNPFTVMTLELLGADNLAHGQWGEHGVILRLPHQILPESGSELRLVLPQENLHFFDITTGLRIEP